The Thunnus maccoyii chromosome 9, fThuMac1.1, whole genome shotgun sequence genome includes a region encoding these proteins:
- the LOC121903591 gene encoding nuclear receptor subfamily 6 group A member 1-A-like isoform X3 codes for MEIEKRTNGFDYPERNNAKSVNDAINESNLDDPADQRTCLICGDRATGLHYGIISCEGCKGFFKRSICNKRVYRCSRDKNCEMSRKQRNRCQYCRLLKCLQMGMNRKAIREDGMPGGRNKSIGPVQITEEEIERIMSGQEFKEDAPEHTWGNNGDSDHSSPSNGASEGNQPSPASTLSSNRSVEMNGYTAALRDQYINTSMSTHYQLLPHLFSYAAQSGLLAPQPRSLYPQSHPLVLQLVAAEDLAPLATPMLIEDGYKVTQVELFALLCRLADELLFRQISWIKKLPFFCELSIEDYTCLLSSTWQELILLSCLTIYSAQIFGDLADVTAKYTPSDDELQGFSEDGMEVMERLIYLFRKFHQLKISNEEYACMKAINFLNQDIRGLSNISQLEQLNKRYWYVCQDYTEYKYPHQPKRFPEIMMCLPEIRCIAGKLVNVPLEQLPLLFKAALHSCKSSLTSYRTGPSPCVTASSGN; via the exons atgatccagctGACCAGCGTACTTGCCTTATCTGTGGAGATCGCGCCACAGGCCTGCACTATGGCATCATCTCCTGTGAGGGCTGCAAGGGCTTCTTCAAGCGCAGCATCTGCAACAAGCGCGTGTACCGCTGCAGCCGGGACAAGAACTGCGAGATGTCGCGCAAGCAGCGTAACCGCTGCCAGTACTGCCGCCTGCTCAAGTGTCTGCAAATGGGGATGAACCGTAAAG CAATCAGGGAGGATGGCATGCCAGGAGGGAGAAACAAAAGCATCGGCCCTGTTCAG atcACAGAGGAGGAGATTGAGCGCATCATGTCGGGGCAGGAGTTCAAGGAGGACGCCCCCGAGCACACCTGGGGCAACAACGGTGACAGCGACCACAGCTCTCCCAGCAACGGAGCCTCGGAGGGCAACCAGCCATCACCCGCCTCCACTCTGTCATCCAA tcGCTCTGTGGAAATGAACGGCTACACGGCGGCCCTCAGGGACCAGTACATCAACACCTCCATGTCCACACACTACCAGCTCCTGCCTCACCTGTTCAGCTATGCCGCTCAGTCTGGTCTACTGGCCCCCCAGCCCCGCAGCCTCTACCCACAGTCCCACCCACTGGTGCTGCAGCTGGTGGCCGCTGAAGACCTGGCCCCCCTGGCCACCCCGATGCTAATAGAAGACGG GTACAAAGTGACACAGGTGGAGCTGTTCGCCCTGCTGTGCCGCCTGGCAGATGAGCTGCTTTTCCGCCAGATCTCCTGGATCAAGAAGCTGCCGTTCTTCTGCGAGCTTTCCATAGAGGACTACACCTGCCTGCTCAGCTCCACCTGGCAAGAGCTCATCCTGCTGTCCTGCCTCACCATCTACAGCGCCCAGATCTTTGGAGACCTGGCCGACGTCACCGCCAAGTACACGCCCTCTGATGACGAGCTGCAGGG CTTCAGTGAGGACGGCATGGAGGTGATGGAGAGGTTGATATATCTGTTCCGCAAGTTCCACCAGTTGAAGATCAGCAACGAGGAGTATGCTTGTATGAAAGCCATCAACTTCCTCAACCAAG ATATCAGAGGTCTGTCCAACATCTCCCAGCTCGAGCAGCTGAACAAGCGCTACTGGTATGTGTGTCAGGACTACACTGAGTATAAGTATCCACACCAGCCCAAACGCTTCCCTGAGATCATGATGTGTCTGCCGGAGATCCGCTGCATCGCAG ggaAGCTGGTGAACGTCCCTCTGGAGCAGCTCCCCCTCTTGTTCAAAGCAGCCTTGCACTCCTGCAAATCCAGCCTGACCAGCTACAGGACCGGCCCGTCACCCTGTGTGACCGCCTCCTCTGGAAACTAG
- the LOC121903591 gene encoding nuclear receptor subfamily 6 group A member 1-A-like isoform X2 translates to MEIEKRTNGFDYPERNNAKSVNGFYGDHPLESEQNDSMDDPADQRTCLICGDRATGLHYGIISCEGCKGFFKRSICNKRVYRCSRDKNCEMSRKQRNRCQYCRLLKCLQMGMNRKAIREDGMPGGRNKSIGPVQITEEEIERIMSGQEFKEDAPEHTWGNNGDSDHSSPSNGASEGNQPSPASTLSSNRSVEMNGYTAALRDQYINTSMSTHYQLLPHLFSYAAQSGLLAPQPRSLYPQSHPLVLQLVAAEDLAPLATPMLIEDGYKVTQVELFALLCRLADELLFRQISWIKKLPFFCELSIEDYTCLLSSTWQELILLSCLTIYSAQIFGDLADVTAKYTPSDDELQGFSEDGMEVMERLIYLFRKFHQLKISNEEYACMKAINFLNQDIRGLSNISQLEQLNKRYWYVCQDYTEYKYPHQPKRFPEIMMCLPEIRCIAGKLVNVPLEQLPLLFKAALHSCKSSLTSYRTGPSPCVTASSGN, encoded by the exons atgatccagctGACCAGCGTACTTGCCTTATCTGTGGAGATCGCGCCACAGGCCTGCACTATGGCATCATCTCCTGTGAGGGCTGCAAGGGCTTCTTCAAGCGCAGCATCTGCAACAAGCGCGTGTACCGCTGCAGCCGGGACAAGAACTGCGAGATGTCGCGCAAGCAGCGTAACCGCTGCCAGTACTGCCGCCTGCTCAAGTGTCTGCAAATGGGGATGAACCGTAAAG CAATCAGGGAGGATGGCATGCCAGGAGGGAGAAACAAAAGCATCGGCCCTGTTCAG atcACAGAGGAGGAGATTGAGCGCATCATGTCGGGGCAGGAGTTCAAGGAGGACGCCCCCGAGCACACCTGGGGCAACAACGGTGACAGCGACCACAGCTCTCCCAGCAACGGAGCCTCGGAGGGCAACCAGCCATCACCCGCCTCCACTCTGTCATCCAA tcGCTCTGTGGAAATGAACGGCTACACGGCGGCCCTCAGGGACCAGTACATCAACACCTCCATGTCCACACACTACCAGCTCCTGCCTCACCTGTTCAGCTATGCCGCTCAGTCTGGTCTACTGGCCCCCCAGCCCCGCAGCCTCTACCCACAGTCCCACCCACTGGTGCTGCAGCTGGTGGCCGCTGAAGACCTGGCCCCCCTGGCCACCCCGATGCTAATAGAAGACGG GTACAAAGTGACACAGGTGGAGCTGTTCGCCCTGCTGTGCCGCCTGGCAGATGAGCTGCTTTTCCGCCAGATCTCCTGGATCAAGAAGCTGCCGTTCTTCTGCGAGCTTTCCATAGAGGACTACACCTGCCTGCTCAGCTCCACCTGGCAAGAGCTCATCCTGCTGTCCTGCCTCACCATCTACAGCGCCCAGATCTTTGGAGACCTGGCCGACGTCACCGCCAAGTACACGCCCTCTGATGACGAGCTGCAGGG CTTCAGTGAGGACGGCATGGAGGTGATGGAGAGGTTGATATATCTGTTCCGCAAGTTCCACCAGTTGAAGATCAGCAACGAGGAGTATGCTTGTATGAAAGCCATCAACTTCCTCAACCAAG ATATCAGAGGTCTGTCCAACATCTCCCAGCTCGAGCAGCTGAACAAGCGCTACTGGTATGTGTGTCAGGACTACACTGAGTATAAGTATCCACACCAGCCCAAACGCTTCCCTGAGATCATGATGTGTCTGCCGGAGATCCGCTGCATCGCAG ggaAGCTGGTGAACGTCCCTCTGGAGCAGCTCCCCCTCTTGTTCAAAGCAGCCTTGCACTCCTGCAAATCCAGCCTGACCAGCTACAGGACCGGCCCGTCACCCTGTGTGACCGCCTCCTCTGGAAACTAG
- the LOC121903591 gene encoding nuclear receptor subfamily 6 group A member 1-A-like isoform X4 has protein sequence MEIEKRTNGFDYPERNNAKSVNDDPADQRTCLICGDRATGLHYGIISCEGCKGFFKRSICNKRVYRCSRDKNCEMSRKQRNRCQYCRLLKCLQMGMNRKAIREDGMPGGRNKSIGPVQITEEEIERIMSGQEFKEDAPEHTWGNNGDSDHSSPSNGASEGNQPSPASTLSSNRSVEMNGYTAALRDQYINTSMSTHYQLLPHLFSYAAQSGLLAPQPRSLYPQSHPLVLQLVAAEDLAPLATPMLIEDGYKVTQVELFALLCRLADELLFRQISWIKKLPFFCELSIEDYTCLLSSTWQELILLSCLTIYSAQIFGDLADVTAKYTPSDDELQGFSEDGMEVMERLIYLFRKFHQLKISNEEYACMKAINFLNQDIRGLSNISQLEQLNKRYWYVCQDYTEYKYPHQPKRFPEIMMCLPEIRCIAGKLVNVPLEQLPLLFKAALHSCKSSLTSYRTGPSPCVTASSGN, from the exons atgatccagctGACCAGCGTACTTGCCTTATCTGTGGAGATCGCGCCACAGGCCTGCACTATGGCATCATCTCCTGTGAGGGCTGCAAGGGCTTCTTCAAGCGCAGCATCTGCAACAAGCGCGTGTACCGCTGCAGCCGGGACAAGAACTGCGAGATGTCGCGCAAGCAGCGTAACCGCTGCCAGTACTGCCGCCTGCTCAAGTGTCTGCAAATGGGGATGAACCGTAAAG CAATCAGGGAGGATGGCATGCCAGGAGGGAGAAACAAAAGCATCGGCCCTGTTCAG atcACAGAGGAGGAGATTGAGCGCATCATGTCGGGGCAGGAGTTCAAGGAGGACGCCCCCGAGCACACCTGGGGCAACAACGGTGACAGCGACCACAGCTCTCCCAGCAACGGAGCCTCGGAGGGCAACCAGCCATCACCCGCCTCCACTCTGTCATCCAA tcGCTCTGTGGAAATGAACGGCTACACGGCGGCCCTCAGGGACCAGTACATCAACACCTCCATGTCCACACACTACCAGCTCCTGCCTCACCTGTTCAGCTATGCCGCTCAGTCTGGTCTACTGGCCCCCCAGCCCCGCAGCCTCTACCCACAGTCCCACCCACTGGTGCTGCAGCTGGTGGCCGCTGAAGACCTGGCCCCCCTGGCCACCCCGATGCTAATAGAAGACGG GTACAAAGTGACACAGGTGGAGCTGTTCGCCCTGCTGTGCCGCCTGGCAGATGAGCTGCTTTTCCGCCAGATCTCCTGGATCAAGAAGCTGCCGTTCTTCTGCGAGCTTTCCATAGAGGACTACACCTGCCTGCTCAGCTCCACCTGGCAAGAGCTCATCCTGCTGTCCTGCCTCACCATCTACAGCGCCCAGATCTTTGGAGACCTGGCCGACGTCACCGCCAAGTACACGCCCTCTGATGACGAGCTGCAGGG CTTCAGTGAGGACGGCATGGAGGTGATGGAGAGGTTGATATATCTGTTCCGCAAGTTCCACCAGTTGAAGATCAGCAACGAGGAGTATGCTTGTATGAAAGCCATCAACTTCCTCAACCAAG ATATCAGAGGTCTGTCCAACATCTCCCAGCTCGAGCAGCTGAACAAGCGCTACTGGTATGTGTGTCAGGACTACACTGAGTATAAGTATCCACACCAGCCCAAACGCTTCCCTGAGATCATGATGTGTCTGCCGGAGATCCGCTGCATCGCAG ggaAGCTGGTGAACGTCCCTCTGGAGCAGCTCCCCCTCTTGTTCAAAGCAGCCTTGCACTCCTGCAAATCCAGCCTGACCAGCTACAGGACCGGCCCGTCACCCTGTGTGACCGCCTCCTCTGGAAACTAG
- the LOC121903591 gene encoding nuclear receptor subfamily 6 group A member 1-A-like isoform X1 gives MEIEKRTNGFDYPERNNAKSVNGFYGDHPLESEQNDSMDAINESNLDDPADQRTCLICGDRATGLHYGIISCEGCKGFFKRSICNKRVYRCSRDKNCEMSRKQRNRCQYCRLLKCLQMGMNRKAIREDGMPGGRNKSIGPVQITEEEIERIMSGQEFKEDAPEHTWGNNGDSDHSSPSNGASEGNQPSPASTLSSNRSVEMNGYTAALRDQYINTSMSTHYQLLPHLFSYAAQSGLLAPQPRSLYPQSHPLVLQLVAAEDLAPLATPMLIEDGYKVTQVELFALLCRLADELLFRQISWIKKLPFFCELSIEDYTCLLSSTWQELILLSCLTIYSAQIFGDLADVTAKYTPSDDELQGFSEDGMEVMERLIYLFRKFHQLKISNEEYACMKAINFLNQDIRGLSNISQLEQLNKRYWYVCQDYTEYKYPHQPKRFPEIMMCLPEIRCIAGKLVNVPLEQLPLLFKAALHSCKSSLTSYRTGPSPCVTASSGN, from the exons atgatccagctGACCAGCGTACTTGCCTTATCTGTGGAGATCGCGCCACAGGCCTGCACTATGGCATCATCTCCTGTGAGGGCTGCAAGGGCTTCTTCAAGCGCAGCATCTGCAACAAGCGCGTGTACCGCTGCAGCCGGGACAAGAACTGCGAGATGTCGCGCAAGCAGCGTAACCGCTGCCAGTACTGCCGCCTGCTCAAGTGTCTGCAAATGGGGATGAACCGTAAAG CAATCAGGGAGGATGGCATGCCAGGAGGGAGAAACAAAAGCATCGGCCCTGTTCAG atcACAGAGGAGGAGATTGAGCGCATCATGTCGGGGCAGGAGTTCAAGGAGGACGCCCCCGAGCACACCTGGGGCAACAACGGTGACAGCGACCACAGCTCTCCCAGCAACGGAGCCTCGGAGGGCAACCAGCCATCACCCGCCTCCACTCTGTCATCCAA tcGCTCTGTGGAAATGAACGGCTACACGGCGGCCCTCAGGGACCAGTACATCAACACCTCCATGTCCACACACTACCAGCTCCTGCCTCACCTGTTCAGCTATGCCGCTCAGTCTGGTCTACTGGCCCCCCAGCCCCGCAGCCTCTACCCACAGTCCCACCCACTGGTGCTGCAGCTGGTGGCCGCTGAAGACCTGGCCCCCCTGGCCACCCCGATGCTAATAGAAGACGG GTACAAAGTGACACAGGTGGAGCTGTTCGCCCTGCTGTGCCGCCTGGCAGATGAGCTGCTTTTCCGCCAGATCTCCTGGATCAAGAAGCTGCCGTTCTTCTGCGAGCTTTCCATAGAGGACTACACCTGCCTGCTCAGCTCCACCTGGCAAGAGCTCATCCTGCTGTCCTGCCTCACCATCTACAGCGCCCAGATCTTTGGAGACCTGGCCGACGTCACCGCCAAGTACACGCCCTCTGATGACGAGCTGCAGGG CTTCAGTGAGGACGGCATGGAGGTGATGGAGAGGTTGATATATCTGTTCCGCAAGTTCCACCAGTTGAAGATCAGCAACGAGGAGTATGCTTGTATGAAAGCCATCAACTTCCTCAACCAAG ATATCAGAGGTCTGTCCAACATCTCCCAGCTCGAGCAGCTGAACAAGCGCTACTGGTATGTGTGTCAGGACTACACTGAGTATAAGTATCCACACCAGCCCAAACGCTTCCCTGAGATCATGATGTGTCTGCCGGAGATCCGCTGCATCGCAG ggaAGCTGGTGAACGTCCCTCTGGAGCAGCTCCCCCTCTTGTTCAAAGCAGCCTTGCACTCCTGCAAATCCAGCCTGACCAGCTACAGGACCGGCCCGTCACCCTGTGTGACCGCCTCCTCTGGAAACTAG